From Ruminococcus sp. HUN007, a single genomic window includes:
- a CDS encoding cysteine desulfurase family protein, which yields MEKKFVYADNAATTRISQSVLDAMMPYLTDQFGNPSGVYSIGRRARRAVETARQKAAQALGCEPSEICFTSGGTESDNWALAGTYRALAPEGKKRIISTVIEHPAVLNTLEYLKKQGADIVLLPVAENGRIDPEEVRKAITPDTALVSVMAANNETGVIQPVDEISRICEEHEVLFHTDAVQAVPHLRFDLAHSGISLLSLSGHKLHAPKGTGILYIKNGLSVSQILFGGSQESGLRPGTENTAAIAGLGKALEDLFPDHEDRNARISALRDKLADGLLKNEGVIMNGDRENMLPGHCSISVKGADGEKLLLMLDLKGICASAGSACTSGDAEPSHVLKAMGVKNDYINGSVRFTLDEYNTEEDVDYITETFAEILKKAL from the coding sequence ATGGAAAAGAAATTCGTTTACGCCGATAACGCAGCAACAACAAGGATATCGCAGAGCGTTCTCGATGCCATGATGCCGTACCTCACAGATCAGTTCGGCAACCCTTCCGGAGTATACAGCATCGGCCGCAGGGCCAGAAGAGCGGTCGAGACTGCCAGACAGAAAGCCGCTCAGGCACTGGGATGTGAACCGTCGGAGATCTGTTTCACAAGCGGCGGCACTGAGTCGGACAACTGGGCGCTTGCCGGAACGTACAGAGCTCTTGCTCCTGAAGGAAAGAAGCGCATCATTTCCACTGTCATCGAACATCCGGCAGTGCTCAATACGCTTGAATATCTGAAAAAACAGGGTGCGGACATCGTGCTCCTTCCGGTCGCGGAAAACGGACGTATCGATCCGGAAGAAGTAAGAAAAGCGATCACTCCGGACACTGCACTCGTTTCAGTGATGGCCGCAAACAACGAGACCGGCGTTATACAGCCTGTTGATGAGATAAGCAGAATATGCGAGGAGCATGAAGTCCTGTTCCACACCGACGCAGTTCAGGCAGTCCCGCACCTGCGCTTCGACCTTGCGCACAGCGGCATCAGTCTGCTTTCCCTTTCCGGTCACAAGCTGCACGCACCAAAAGGTACCGGAATACTGTACATTAAAAACGGTCTTTCCGTTTCGCAGATCCTTTTCGGCGGTTCACAGGAAAGCGGTCTTCGTCCCGGCACTGAAAACACGGCAGCCATAGCCGGGCTCGGAAAAGCTCTCGAAGACCTGTTTCCGGATCACGAAGACAGAAATGCACGTATCAGCGCTCTTCGCGACAAACTGGCTGACGGCCTTCTGAAAAACGAGGGCGTGATAATGAACGGAGACCGGGAAAATATGCTTCCGGGACACTGCAGTATTTCCGTAAAGGGAGCTGACGGAGAAAAGCTTCTTCTCATGCTCGACCTCAAAGGAATATGTGCATCTGCCGGATCAGCCTGCACATCCGGTGACGCAGAACCTTCCCATGTACTGAAAGCAATGGGCGTAAAAAATGATTACATTAACGGCTCGGTACGTTTCACCCTCGACGAATACAACACTGAAGAAGACGTAGACTACATAACGGAAACTTTTGCAGAAATACTGAAAAAAGCTCTTTAA
- the rnhA gene encoding ribonuclease HI yields the protein MSSLKEVKIFTDGACSGNPGPGGWGAILRYGEHEKELSGGEAQTTNNRMELTAVISALAALKEPCSVTVTTDSQYVYNSVTKGWVYGWQKKNWIKEKNTPVPNTDLWKQLLPLLKKHKVEFNWVRGHNGHPENERCDELAVIQRDRYRG from the coding sequence ATGAGCAGTTTAAAGGAAGTTAAAATATTTACAGACGGAGCGTGCAGCGGAAATCCGGGGCCGGGCGGATGGGGAGCCATTCTCCGCTACGGCGAGCACGAAAAGGAGCTTTCCGGCGGCGAGGCGCAGACTACCAACAACCGCATGGAACTGACAGCAGTGATAAGTGCACTGGCTGCACTGAAAGAACCGTGCAGTGTCACTGTCACCACCGACAGTCAGTACGTTTACAACAGTGTGACCAAAGGCTGGGTCTACGGCTGGCAGAAGAAAAACTGGATAAAGGAAAAGAACACTCCGGTTCCGAACACCGACCTGTGGAAACAGCTTCTCCCGCTTTTGAAAAAACATAAAGTTGAATTCAACTGGGTACGCGGTCACAACGGTCATCCGGAAAATGAACGCTGCGACGAACTTGCTGTAATACAGCGTGACAGATACAGAGGATAA
- the mfd gene encoding transcription-repair coupling factor yields the protein MFFNEYSQIMNRVKGIEGQYTEDVRIMLEDGEMIRSLCSQYMNFQKLADSLNDRTCFFLTTFFSGADRVPYHHIISFEAVQTSTWGGEMRQLNEDLRSYCDSGYRVILMAGSEKTLPIIAKDLEDDGFTVVTAGENTVPEPGTVLLMNGSLSSGFDYPETKYALISQARAISSRRKKLKNNKLGKEIRGLSDIVPGDLIVHALHGIGRFVGIRKLELEGVTKDYITIQYAGKDVLYVPVTQLDMVSKYIGGRDDAGVKLNKLSSNEWQKTRNNVKRAVKDMAAELIALYAKREKTQGFAFSPDNELQRDFENRFPYVETNDQLTCIEEIKHDMEKGSPMDRLLCGDVGFGKTEVAFRAAFKCIFDGKQCALLAPTTVLAWQHYQTALKRFEHFPVKIELLSRFRTPKQQKEILKDLAAGKIDMIIGTHRLVQKDVKFRDLGLAIIDEEQRFGIKHKEKFKENFIGVDVLTLSATPIPRTLNMAMSGIRDMSVIEEPPQDRHPVQTYVIEHNEAVIAQAIAKELKRGGQVYYIHNRVETIAACAAKLHEMLPDARITYAHGQMTEEMMSERWRQLLDHEVDILVSTTIIETGVDVPNVNTLVIEDADRFGLAQLYQLRGRVGRSNRRAYAYFTFRRGKVLNEVSTKRLEAIREFTQFGSGFRIALRDLEIRGAGSILSGKQHGHIETVGYEMYIKLLSEAIAEEKGEVPEKASECVVDVQIDAHIPEDYIESLAQRIDAYKKIAIISTKEDSEELTEEFTDRFGEPPKAILGLISVSLLRNRAARLGITEITQRNGYMLFYTASPQMSQIKALSAHYRARVMFNSLAKPYISVKLAKTDKPAKLMEEVIDIMSESVGVPETTKG from the coding sequence GTGTTCTTCAACGAATACAGCCAGATAATGAACCGTGTAAAGGGAATCGAGGGACAGTACACCGAAGACGTCCGCATAATGCTTGAGGACGGAGAAATGATACGTTCGCTCTGTTCCCAGTATATGAACTTTCAGAAGCTTGCTGACAGCCTGAATGACAGGACATGCTTTTTTCTGACGACGTTCTTCAGCGGTGCGGACAGAGTGCCTTATCACCATATAATCAGCTTTGAAGCAGTCCAGACTTCCACCTGGGGCGGCGAGATGCGTCAGCTGAATGAAGATCTTCGTTCCTACTGCGACAGCGGCTACAGGGTGATACTTATGGCCGGAAGTGAAAAAACACTTCCGATTATCGCGAAGGATCTTGAAGACGACGGATTTACGGTAGTTACTGCCGGAGAGAACACCGTGCCTGAACCGGGCACAGTTCTGCTCATGAACGGAAGCCTTTCATCCGGATTTGACTATCCGGAAACAAAGTACGCTCTTATCTCGCAGGCACGTGCCATCAGCTCACGCAGGAAAAAGCTTAAGAACAACAAGCTCGGCAAGGAGATACGCGGACTTTCCGACATTGTACCGGGCGACCTTATAGTTCACGCCCTTCACGGCATAGGCCGTTTTGTCGGAATAAGAAAGCTGGAACTTGAAGGAGTTACCAAGGACTACATCACCATTCAGTATGCCGGCAAGGACGTTCTCTACGTTCCTGTCACCCAGCTCGATATGGTATCAAAATATATAGGCGGACGCGATGACGCAGGAGTAAAGCTCAACAAGCTTTCGTCGAACGAGTGGCAGAAGACGCGCAATAACGTAAAACGTGCAGTAAAGGATATGGCTGCAGAACTTATCGCACTCTACGCAAAGCGTGAAAAAACACAGGGATTTGCTTTTTCACCGGACAACGAGCTCCAGCGTGATTTTGAAAACCGTTTCCCGTATGTTGAGACCAATGACCAGCTCACCTGTATCGAAGAGATCAAGCACGATATGGAGAAGGGCAGTCCTATGGACAGACTTCTGTGCGGTGACGTCGGATTCGGAAAGACGGAGGTAGCGTTCCGTGCGGCTTTCAAATGTATATTCGACGGCAAGCAGTGCGCACTTCTTGCGCCGACAACGGTGCTTGCGTGGCAGCATTATCAGACCGCACTGAAAAGATTCGAGCATTTCCCGGTAAAGATCGAACTTCTCTCACGTTTCAGAACACCGAAACAGCAGAAAGAGATCCTCAAGGATCTTGCAGCCGGAAAGATAGACATGATTATCGGTACGCACCGCCTTGTACAGAAAGATGTTAAGTTCCGTGACCTGGGACTTGCGATCATAGATGAGGAACAGCGTTTCGGAATAAAGCACAAGGAAAAGTTCAAGGAGAACTTTATCGGTGTTGACGTTCTTACGCTGTCGGCTACTCCGATACCGAGAACGCTGAACATGGCCATGAGCGGTATACGTGACATGTCGGTCATCGAGGAACCTCCGCAGGACCGTCATCCTGTTCAGACATATGTTATCGAACACAACGAAGCGGTCATCGCGCAGGCGATCGCGAAGGAACTCAAGCGAGGCGGTCAGGTCTACTACATTCACAACCGCGTGGAAACCATCGCAGCCTGTGCTGCAAAGCTCCACGAAATGCTTCCGGATGCAAGAATCACCTATGCTCACGGACAGATGACCGAGGAAATGATGTCGGAGAGATGGCGTCAGCTTCTTGACCACGAGGTGGACATTCTCGTTTCCACGACAATAATCGAAACGGGTGTGGATGTGCCGAACGTCAATACTCTTGTCATTGAGGATGCGGACCGTTTCGGACTTGCACAGCTTTATCAGCTCCGCGGACGTGTCGGACGTTCGAACAGAAGGGCCTATGCCTATTTTACATTCAGGCGCGGCAAGGTATTGAACGAGGTTTCGACAAAGCGTCTTGAAGCGATCAGAGAATTCACGCAGTTCGGAAGCGGATTCAGGATCGCTCTGCGTGATCTGGAGATAAGAGGTGCCGGAAGTATTCTCAGCGGAAAGCAGCACGGACACATCGAAACAGTCGGATATGAAATGTACATAAAGCTTCTTTCCGAAGCGATAGCCGAAGAAAAGGGCGAAGTACCTGAAAAGGCGAGCGAGTGCGTCGTTGACGTTCAGATAGATGCTCATATTCCTGAAGACTACATTGAGAGTCTGGCTCAGAGGATAGATGCATACAAGAAGATCGCAATAATAAGCACGAAAGAGGACAGCGAAGAGCTTACCGAAGAGTTTACTGACCGTTTCGGAGAGCCGCCGAAGGCTATACTCGGCCTGATAAGCGTATCACTCCTCAGAAACAGAGCGGCCCGCCTCGGAATCACGGAGATAACACAGCGAAACGGATACATGCTCTTCTATACCGCGTCTCCGCAGATGTCCCAGATCAAGGCTCTGTCGGCACATTACAGGGCGAGGGTGATGTTCAACAGCCTTGCGAAACCGTACATAAGCGTAAAGCTTGCAAAAACGGACAAACCGGCAAAGCTTATGGAAGAGGTAATTGACATAATGAGTGAATCAGTCGGCGTCCCTGAAACTACGAAAGGATAA
- a CDS encoding 3-phosphoglycerate dehydrogenase family protein: MYNIQTLNKIAACGTDVFNKANYNISDTVEKPDAIMVRSAAMHDMVFAPNLLAIARAGAGVNNIPVDRCAEEGICVFNTPGANANAVKELVIAGLLLASRKVADALAWVPSLKNEGDEVGKLVEKGKSQFAGPEIQGKTLGIIGLGAIGILVANAAVALGMKVVGTDPFLSVNAALKLSNKVSVVPTQKDVFEAADYLTIHVPYNNETKGFIGKDAIASMKDGVRILNFARGELVDTDALLEALESDKVAAYVTDFPNAKVIGAKNVTALPHLGASTPESEDNCAVMAAGELIDYIENGNIRNSVNLPNAEMAATGEKICIIHKNVPDTISKITSILGNAGVNIENMLSNSKKDYAYTMIDATGKDIDDDTVKKISAVDNVIRVRVIK, from the coding sequence ATGTATAATATTCAGACATTAAACAAGATCGCAGCATGCGGTACAGATGTTTTCAATAAGGCAAACTACAACATTTCAGATACAGTTGAAAAGCCGGACGCTATCATGGTTCGTTCAGCAGCAATGCACGACATGGTATTCGCTCCGAACCTCCTTGCTATCGCAAGAGCAGGCGCAGGCGTAAACAACATTCCTGTTGACAGATGCGCTGAAGAAGGTATCTGCGTATTCAACACACCGGGCGCAAACGCAAATGCAGTTAAGGAACTCGTTATTGCAGGTCTTCTCCTCGCTTCAAGAAAGGTAGCAGACGCTCTTGCATGGGTACCTTCACTCAAGAACGAAGGCGACGAAGTAGGCAAGCTCGTTGAAAAAGGCAAGTCACAGTTTGCAGGTCCTGAAATCCAGGGCAAGACACTTGGTATCATCGGTCTCGGCGCTATCGGTATCCTCGTTGCCAATGCAGCAGTAGCTCTCGGCATGAAGGTTGTCGGCACTGACCCGTTCCTTTCAGTAAACGCAGCTCTCAAGCTTTCAAACAAGGTTTCAGTAGTTCCGACTCAGAAGGACGTTTTCGAAGCTGCTGACTACCTCACGATCCACGTTCCGTACAACAACGAAACAAAGGGATTCATCGGCAAGGACGCTATCGCTTCAATGAAGGACGGCGTTCGCATCCTCAACTTTGCAAGAGGCGAACTCGTTGACACAGACGCTCTCCTCGAAGCTCTCGAAAGCGACAAGGTTGCAGCTTACGTAACAGACTTCCCTAATGCTAAGGTTATCGGTGCAAAGAACGTTACAGCTCTTCCGCACCTCGGCGCTTCAACACCTGAAAGTGAAGACAACTGTGCTGTTATGGCCGCTGGAGAACTCATCGACTACATCGAAAACGGCAACATCAGAAACTCAGTAAATCTTCCTAACGCTGAAATGGCTGCTACAGGTGAAAAGATCTGCATCATCCACAAGAACGTTCCTGATACAATCTCAAAGATCACATCTATTCTCGGCAATGCCGGTGTAAACATCGAAAACATGTTAAGCAACAGCAAGAAGGATTATGCTTACACAATGATCGATGCTACAGGCAAGGACATTGATGATGATACAGTAAAGAAGATCTCTGCTGTTGACAATGTTATCAGAGTAAGAGTTATTAAGTAA
- a CDS encoding glycosyl hydrolase — translation MKVKKVFSAAAALVLAAAAVSPATSLMDKAAAEDNSVKYEFEDGKTEGGKIYANGAGDVDMSDWPEGTDLTGFSGKGFAYLDQKNTTLSVEVDMPEAGLYEMTVCYAEPSDPRKKVQYLQINGVNQGELTCPYTLKFAETSGGIVNLKKGKNTIELKAYWGYTFFDYIKLKPASEKLTNLSPTRTLSDPKATDQAKRLYNYLCDTYGKHIISGQQEYCGDHNYNLWNSPDVFIKDNEAEFEYIEKETGKQPAIRGIDFLAYNTSSDWRDHAPERAIEWTNKYHGIATCTWHWNVPCEKGSDDIAFYVESANPKFTTFSCKNAVTEGTWENEKVLADLELIAGELKKLQDADVAIIWRPLHEAEGAWFWWGAEGPEACKALYRLMYDELTNKYGIHNLIWTWTGSTSPDAEKWYPGDDVVDLVGYDKYNAADGEPNLSSIASTFYSLVQSTDGEKMVAMTENDSIPSLENLVNDKAAWLYFCPWYMNYLTSEQNNPVENLKEIYQSEYCITLDELPDLKTYPISGESASSSPKPTAKTSATPASQEPKVTETPAVTEPVPTASPKETAEPAQSATAKTGEFLKGDLDGSGKIDVTDLTNLSLYLLGDVKFTAEQEKASDVDGDGKIQLTDLAKLRQYLSKKIDKL, via the coding sequence ATGAAAGTTAAAAAGGTCTTTAGTGCAGCCGCAGCACTCGTTCTTGCAGCAGCTGCCGTATCACCTGCGACATCTCTGATGGATAAGGCTGCAGCTGAGGACAACAGCGTAAAGTACGAATTTGAGGATGGAAAGACCGAAGGCGGAAAGATCTACGCAAACGGTGCCGGTGACGTTGACATGAGCGACTGGCCGGAGGGAACAGACCTTACCGGATTTTCAGGAAAGGGCTTTGCCTATCTTGACCAGAAAAACACTACACTGAGTGTTGAAGTGGATATGCCGGAGGCAGGCCTTTATGAGATGACCGTATGCTACGCAGAGCCGAGCGATCCGAGAAAGAAGGTGCAGTACCTTCAGATAAACGGTGTGAACCAGGGCGAGCTTACCTGTCCGTACACACTGAAATTTGCTGAGACTTCAGGCGGTATAGTAAATCTTAAAAAGGGTAAGAACACTATCGAGCTCAAGGCTTACTGGGGCTACACATTCTTTGACTATATTAAGCTCAAGCCGGCAAGTGAAAAGCTTACAAATCTTTCACCGACAAGAACTCTTTCCGACCCGAAGGCAACTGATCAGGCGAAGAGACTCTACAACTATCTCTGTGACACATACGGCAAGCACATCATTTCCGGTCAGCAGGAATACTGCGGAGACCACAACTATAATCTCTGGAACAGCCCGGACGTATTCATCAAGGATAACGAAGCAGAGTTTGAATACATTGAAAAGGAAACAGGCAAGCAGCCTGCGATCCGCGGTATCGACTTCCTTGCATACAACACATCTTCCGACTGGAGAGACCATGCTCCGGAACGTGCAATAGAATGGACAAACAAGTACCACGGCATAGCAACATGTACATGGCACTGGAATGTACCGTGTGAAAAGGGAAGCGATGACATTGCCTTCTACGTTGAATCGGCTAACCCGAAATTCACAACTTTCAGCTGTAAGAACGCAGTTACTGAGGGCACATGGGAAAATGAAAAGGTTCTTGCCGACCTTGAACTTATTGCCGGTGAACTGAAGAAATTACAGGATGCAGACGTAGCAATAATCTGGAGACCTCTTCACGAAGCCGAAGGTGCGTGGTTCTGGTGGGGTGCTGAAGGTCCTGAAGCCTGCAAGGCACTTTACAGACTCATGTACGATGAACTCACAAACAAGTACGGCATACACAATCTTATCTGGACATGGACAGGTTCAACATCGCCGGATGCAGAAAAGTGGTATCCGGGTGATGACGTAGTTGATTTAGTCGGCTACGACAAGTACAATGCGGCTGACGGCGAGCCGAACCTAAGCTCAATCGCATCGACATTCTACAGCCTCGTACAGAGCACAGACGGTGAGAAGATGGTTGCAATGACGGAAAACGACTCCATTCCGTCACTTGAAAACCTTGTAAACGACAAGGCAGCATGGCTTTACTTCTGCCCGTGGTACATGAACTACCTTACAAGTGAACAGAACAATCCGGTGGAAAACCTTAAGGAGATCTACCAGAGCGAATACTGCATCACTCTTGACGAGCTTCCTGACCTCAAGACTTATCCGATAAGCGGCGAAAGTGCCAGTAGTTCACCGAAGCCTACCGCGAAAACATCTGCGACACCCGCATCACAGGAACCGAAGGTAACGGAAACACCGGCAGTTACAGAACCTGTACCGACAGCATCACCGAAGGAAACAGCAGAGCCGGCACAGAGTGCCACAGCAAAAACCGGAGAGTTCCTTAAGGGCGATCTCGACGGAAGCGGAAAAATAGACGTAACAGACCTTACAAACTTAAGTCTTTACCTTTTAGGTGACGTAAAGTTCACTGCAGAGCAGGAAAAAGCATCCGACGTTGACGGCGACGGCAAGATCCAGCTTACTGACCTCGCAAAGCTCCGTCAGTACCTTTCAAAGAAAATAGACAAGCTTTAA
- the serC gene encoding 3-phosphoserine/phosphohydroxythreonine transaminase: protein MNRVYNFSAGPAVLPEEVLKECADEMFDYKGSGMSVMEMSHRSKVYDEIIKDAEKDLRDLMNIPDNYKVIFLQGGASLLFAGVPMNLMKNGKAAYIITGQWAKKAYQEAQMYGEAVAVASSADKTFSYIPDCSDLDIPEDADYVYICENNTIYGTKFPELPNTKGKILVADVSSCFLSEPVDVTKYGVIYGGVQKNIGPSGVQIVIVREDLIADGPAFKQTPTMMNWKIQADNGSLYNTPPCYGIYVCGKVFKWIKKMGGLEAMKKHNEKKAAILYNFLDQSKLFKATVQGKDRSLMNVPFITGNEELDAKFVKESKAAGFENLKGHRTVGGMRASIYNAMPIEGVEKLVEFMKKFEAENA from the coding sequence ATGAACAGAGTTTACAACTTCAGTGCAGGTCCTGCTGTTCTCCCAGAGGAAGTCCTCAAGGAATGCGCAGATGAAATGTTTGATTACAAGGGCAGCGGCATGTCCGTTATGGAAATGTCACACCGTTCAAAGGTTTATGATGAAATAATCAAGGACGCAGAAAAGGATCTCCGCGATCTTATGAACATCCCTGACAACTACAAGGTTATCTTCCTTCAGGGCGGCGCTTCACTCCTCTTCGCAGGTGTTCCTATGAACCTCATGAAGAACGGAAAGGCTGCTTACATCATCACAGGACAGTGGGCTAAGAAGGCATATCAGGAAGCTCAGATGTACGGTGAAGCTGTTGCAGTTGCTTCATCAGCTGACAAGACATTCTCATACATTCCTGACTGTTCAGACCTCGACATTCCTGAAGACGCAGACTACGTTTACATCTGCGAAAACAACACAATTTACGGAACAAAGTTCCCTGAACTTCCGAACACAAAGGGCAAAATACTCGTTGCTGACGTAAGCTCATGCTTCCTCTCAGAACCAGTTGACGTAACAAAGTACGGCGTTATCTACGGCGGTGTTCAGAAGAACATTGGTCCTTCAGGCGTACAGATCGTTATCGTTCGTGAAGACCTCATCGCTGACGGTCCTGCATTCAAGCAGACTCCTACAATGATGAACTGGAAGATCCAGGCTGACAACGGCTCACTCTACAACACACCTCCATGCTACGGCATCTACGTTTGCGGCAAGGTATTCAAGTGGATCAAGAAGATGGGCGGCCTCGAAGCTATGAAGAAGCACAACGAAAAGAAGGCAGCTATCCTTTACAACTTCCTCGACCAGAGCAAACTCTTCAAGGCTACAGTACAGGGTAAGGACAGATCACTCATGAACGTTCCTTTCATCACAGGCAACGAAGAACTCGATGCTAAGTTCGTTAAGGAATCAAAGGCTGCAGGCTTCGAAAACCTCAAGGGTCACCGTACAGTAGGCGGTATGCGTGCTTCTATCTACAATGCAATGCCGATCGAAGGCGTAGAAAAGCTCGTTGAATTCATGAAGAAGTTCGAAGCAGAAAATGCTTGA
- a CDS encoding YdcF family protein: protein MIIKIIVAALEILLFMAFAVSYPVINIGTWTGMGVTAVLFIITLRFESFVKLICNLWQHTSGKAVLGITGFIVIASVGFAVFCTVNMLSARNIKPEDPSAVVVLGCQVRNGVPSRMLKRRLDAALTYLETDTDVPVVVSGGQGPDEAISEAECMKRYLAEHGIPESRIIMEDKSANTDENLVFSFEKLDERGISRDIVLVSDGYHQYRAQHMAKRHGAVKVSAVSAATEPKFIATYYVREWLAIAKELFLS from the coding sequence ATGATAATTAAAATAATTGTTGCAGCGCTTGAAATACTGCTGTTTATGGCGTTTGCAGTATCCTACCCTGTAATAAACATCGGTACCTGGACAGGCATGGGAGTTACTGCAGTACTTTTTATAATAACATTACGCTTTGAAAGCTTTGTAAAACTCATCTGTAACCTGTGGCAGCACACCAGCGGAAAGGCCGTGCTTGGTATTACCGGATTTATCGTCATCGCATCGGTCGGATTTGCAGTATTCTGCACGGTGAACATGTTATCTGCGCGGAATATAAAGCCGGAGGATCCGTCGGCGGTGGTGGTGCTCGGATGTCAGGTAAGAAACGGCGTGCCGTCGCGTATGCTTAAGAGGCGTCTGGATGCCGCACTCACCTATCTGGAAACTGACACTGATGTACCGGTGGTGGTTTCAGGAGGCCAAGGACCGGATGAGGCGATTTCCGAGGCTGAATGCATGAAACGATATCTTGCGGAACACGGCATTCCGGAAAGCAGGATCATCATGGAAGACAAATCTGCAAACACTGACGAGAACCTGGTATTTTCATTTGAAAAACTCGACGAGCGGGGAATAAGCCGTGACATAGTACTTGTCTCCGACGGATATCATCAGTACCGGGCTCAGCACATGGCAAAGCGTCACGGTGCAGTGAAGGTCAGTGCCGTTTCAGCAGCCACCGAGCCGAAGTTCATTGCGACCTATTACGTCAGGGAATGGCTTGCGATTGCAAAAGAGCTTTTTCTCAGTTAA
- the pth gene encoding aminoacyl-tRNA hydrolase encodes MGIMDLFNQISSGQTSTGPVEYIIVGLGNPGIQYQDTRHNAGFMAVDTLAEKLGADVKRIKFKSLCGECTIAGKKCLLMKPSTYMNNSGEAVVEALNFYKLDTDHLIVIYDDISLEPSKMRIRRKGSDGGHNGIKSIIYLTGKDTFPRIKLGVGKKPHPDYNLADWVLSNFSADDIPKMKEACGHAAEAAELMVAGKINEAMNKFN; translated from the coding sequence ATGGGCATAATGGATCTGTTTAATCAGATATCTTCCGGACAGACCAGTACAGGGCCGGTGGAATATATAATAGTCGGTCTTGGAAATCCGGGAATACAGTATCAGGACACAAGGCACAACGCCGGTTTCATGGCAGTTGATACGCTTGCAGAAAAGCTCGGTGCCGATGTGAAGCGTATAAAATTCAAGTCGCTCTGCGGGGAATGTACGATCGCAGGGAAGAAATGTCTTCTCATGAAGCCGTCCACCTATATGAACAACAGCGGTGAGGCGGTAGTTGAAGCACTGAATTTCTACAAGCTCGATACCGATCATCTTATCGTTATCTATGACGACATCTCACTTGAACCGTCGAAGATGCGCATAAGACGCAAGGGCAGCGACGGCGGACACAACGGTATCAAGAGCATCATTTATCTGACCGGAAAGGACACTTTTCCGCGCATAAAGCTTGGCGTCGGCAAAAAGCCGCATCCGGACTACAATCTTGCAGACTGGGTGCTTTCAAACTTCAGCGCAGACGACATTCCGAAAATGAAGGAAGCATGCGGACATGCGGCTGAGGCAGCAGAACTTATGGTGGCAGGAAAGATAAATGAAGCCATGAATAAATTTAACTGA